A DNA window from Brenneria izadpanahii contains the following coding sequences:
- a CDS encoding sulfurtransferase, whose product MYDYFIDDCTEAGIAAMADDVMMGWQRLGVIDGIVPVFFEQQTGMRSPRGAWFAWLIGRSDALVLNGGVDAWLAAGGQLFPGSGVDSTVERQPVRGVAKNVVRGLAASRQQVLDADGGQNVILDARRPSEFDGSFAHDCCHRAGRIPGAHLLFWEDVIEAGAYRSPADIAQRAAAAGLHPEQRLHIYCHRGARAATVLVALRLAGYRHLAVYVGSWHEWAEHTELPIVQGGQEA is encoded by the coding sequence GTGTATGATTACTTTATTGATGATTGCACCGAGGCGGGCATCGCCGCCATGGCCGATGACGTCATGATGGGCTGGCAACGGCTGGGCGTGATTGACGGCATCGTCCCGGTATTTTTCGAACAGCAAACCGGCATGCGTTCGCCCCGCGGCGCCTGGTTCGCCTGGCTGATCGGCCGTTCCGATGCGCTGGTGTTAAACGGCGGCGTGGACGCCTGGCTGGCGGCGGGCGGACAACTATTTCCGGGGAGCGGCGTTGACAGCACAGTGGAACGCCAGCCGGTTCGCGGCGTAGCAAAAAACGTTGTCCGCGGCCTGGCCGCCAGCCGTCAACAGGTTCTCGATGCCGATGGCGGGCAAAACGTGATCCTCGACGCCCGACGTCCTTCGGAATTCGACGGTAGTTTTGCGCATGACTGCTGCCATCGCGCGGGGCGGATCCCCGGCGCGCATCTACTCTTTTGGGAAGACGTGATCGAAGCCGGCGCCTACCGATCGCCGGCGGATATCGCCCAGCGCGCCGCGGCGGCGGGACTGCATCCCGAACAGCGGCTGCATATTTACTGCCATCGCGGCGCACGGGCCGCCACCGTGCTGGTCGCGCTGCGGCTGGCAGGCTACCGGCATCTGGCGGTCTATGTCGGCTCCTGGCATGAGTGGGCGGAACATACGGAACTGCCCATCGTTCAGGGCGGTCAGGAAGCCTGA
- a CDS encoding dipeptide ABC transporter ATP-binding protein: MSQSGSLLEVSSLSIGTESGMPLVCDLDFSVQRREIVALVGESGSGKTLSSLSLMGLLPPGVYQTGGEIRLEGRTIARPGSPFASHLRGHRMATVFQEPMTSMNPVLKVGEQIAEVLVRHQKLSWKQAQTEAVALLERVGIVNPALRARQYIHQLSGGMRQRVMIASAISCKPSLLIADEPTTALDATIQTQILALLQTLQREMAMGILLITHDLSVVARYADRACVMHQGRIVEQGDVPTLLTQPQNDYTRKLIAASQAQAKPVRPHGGFAAPLVSIERLTKSYPQKHSLPFFPAKRHTVLFPTSMEIGRGEIVGLIGESGSGKTTLGRAAIGLIPADSGKITFDGHEVNARSDRQQRLLRRRAQIIFQDPYASLNPKITIGEQIAEPVRVYKLRPAGQVAARVEELLALVGLEPYHAQRLPGAFSGGQRQRIAIARALALEPDLLVADEAVSALDLSVRGQILALLDRLREQLGLSVLFISHDLSAVRQLCDRVVVLYRGNIVESGATEQILNAPRHDYTRQLLAAAPDVQLALRLRQAS, encoded by the coding sequence ATGTCGCAGTCGGGTTCTTTGCTTGAAGTCAGCAGCCTTAGCATCGGCACGGAAAGCGGCATGCCGCTGGTGTGCGACCTCGATTTTTCCGTGCAGCGGCGTGAAATCGTCGCGCTGGTTGGCGAGTCGGGTTCCGGCAAGACCCTCAGCTCACTGTCGTTAATGGGGTTGCTGCCGCCGGGCGTATATCAGACCGGCGGGGAAATCCGGCTTGAGGGGCGGACGATCGCCAGACCGGGGTCGCCGTTTGCCTCTCATCTGCGCGGTCATCGCATGGCTACGGTCTTTCAGGAGCCGATGACCAGCATGAATCCGGTGCTGAAAGTCGGAGAGCAGATTGCCGAAGTCCTGGTTCGTCATCAAAAGCTCAGTTGGAAACAGGCGCAAACGGAAGCCGTGGCGCTGCTGGAGCGCGTCGGCATCGTTAATCCGGCGTTGCGCGCCCGGCAGTATATCCACCAGCTTTCCGGCGGTATGCGTCAACGGGTGATGATCGCCAGCGCCATCAGTTGCAAGCCGTCGTTGTTGATTGCCGACGAACCGACCACGGCGCTGGACGCCACCATCCAAACGCAAATTTTGGCCCTGTTGCAAACGCTACAGCGCGAGATGGCGATGGGGATCCTGTTAATCACCCACGATCTCAGCGTAGTTGCCCGCTATGCCGATCGGGCTTGCGTTATGCATCAAGGCCGCATCGTTGAACAGGGCGATGTGCCGACGCTGCTTACGCAACCGCAAAATGACTATACGCGTAAATTGATCGCCGCCTCGCAAGCTCAGGCGAAGCCGGTAAGGCCGCATGGCGGTTTCGCCGCGCCGCTGGTCAGCATTGAGCGCCTGACGAAAAGCTATCCGCAAAAACATAGCCTGCCGTTTTTTCCGGCGAAGCGGCATACCGTTTTGTTTCCCACCTCAATGGAGATTGGCCGGGGGGAAATCGTCGGCCTGATCGGCGAATCAGGATCGGGGAAAACCACGCTTGGCCGCGCGGCAATCGGGCTGATCCCGGCGGATAGCGGGAAAATCACGTTCGACGGTCATGAAGTGAATGCGCGAAGCGATCGGCAGCAGCGCCTATTGCGGCGCCGGGCGCAGATTATCTTCCAGGACCCGTACGCCAGCCTGAACCCCAAAATCACTATCGGCGAACAGATCGCCGAACCGGTGCGCGTATATAAACTGCGCCCGGCCGGGCAGGTTGCGGCGCGCGTCGAAGAGTTGCTGGCGCTGGTCGGGCTTGAACCCTATCATGCGCAGCGTTTGCCCGGCGCTTTCTCCGGCGGACAGCGCCAGCGTATTGCGATCGCCCGCGCGCTGGCTCTGGAACCCGATTTGCTGGTGGCGGACGAGGCCGTCTCGGCGCTGGATTTGTCGGTGCGCGGCCAGATATTGGCGCTGCTCGATCGTCTGCGCGAACAATTGGGGCTAAGCGTGCTGTTTATCAGCCACGATCTGAGCGCCGTCCGCCAGCTGTGCGACCGGGTGGTAGTGTTGTATCGCGGCAATATCGTTGAAAGCGGCGCTACCGAGCAGATTCTGAATGCGCCGCGGCATGATTATACCCGCCAGTTGCTCGCCGCGGCGCCGGACGTGCAACTGGCTCTGCGGTTACGTCAGGCTTCCTGA
- a CDS encoding DUF1493 family protein has product MELKDNAAEAVIKWYDEPTPFGKKRPLTLDTRLSAGKYPWARETADDLVKDYFPRFGIDDSRFDFLKYWPDEKGGCQRG; this is encoded by the coding sequence ATGGAGTTGAAAGATAACGCCGCAGAAGCCGTCATAAAGTGGTATGACGAACCCACTCCCTTCGGTAAAAAGCGTCCGCTAACGCTCGATACGCGTCTATCTGCGGGCAAGTATCCGTGGGCCAGAGAAACCGCTGACGACCTTGTGAAAGACTATTTTCCTCGTTTTGGCATTGACGATAGCCGTTTCGACTTCCTGAAATACTGGCCTGATGAGAAAGGGGGGTGCCAACGCGGATGA
- a CDS encoding M20 peptidase aminoacylase family protein, translating to MSNTLEHYRYLHQIPELGFQEFKTSAYIAEVMEAAGYKVTRNLNGTTGIVAELDSGQPGPVLALRADMDALGHIIDGERVARHTCGHDGHSSVVMATAQETIKEGLVKKGRLKIIFQPAEELGKGALAMVEGGAVDDVDILIGFHLRPQEECPLGLAVPAMLYSANTTLEATITGIPSHAARPHLGINALDAAVSAVQAVNAIHLAPNLNYSAKATRFLCDAGVTNSIPDKAVVCWDLRSQYNEPMQALKAKVIQAISRSVEALGATAQINVLTEMPAAQVDDEITALIAEAITEVLGEGGLTEAKTTPGSEDFFHYSIQRPAIKTGFWGLGANLTPGLHHPEMRFDLEALEIGVRVFKTCVKKILG from the coding sequence ATGAGTAATACGCTGGAGCATTACCGTTATTTGCATCAGATTCCCGAATTAGGATTTCAGGAATTTAAAACGTCGGCCTATATCGCCGAGGTGATGGAAGCGGCCGGTTATAAGGTCACTCGCAACCTGAATGGCACCACCGGGATTGTCGCCGAGTTGGATAGCGGTCAGCCGGGGCCGGTGCTGGCGCTGCGCGCCGATATGGATGCGTTAGGACACATTATTGACGGCGAGCGGGTCGCCCGCCACACCTGCGGACACGACGGGCATTCGTCGGTGGTCATGGCCACGGCGCAGGAAACGATCAAGGAAGGTTTGGTTAAAAAAGGCCGCTTAAAGATCATTTTTCAGCCGGCGGAAGAGCTGGGAAAAGGCGCGCTGGCGATGGTGGAAGGCGGCGCCGTTGATGATGTCGATATCCTGATCGGATTTCATCTTCGTCCGCAGGAGGAGTGCCCGCTGGGGCTGGCGGTTCCGGCCATGCTGTATTCGGCCAATACCACGCTTGAGGCCACGATTACCGGCATCCCTTCTCACGCGGCCCGCCCTCATCTGGGGATTAACGCCCTGGATGCGGCGGTCAGCGCGGTTCAGGCGGTCAACGCCATTCATCTGGCGCCGAACCTGAACTACAGCGCCAAAGCGACCCGCTTTCTTTGCGATGCCGGCGTAACCAATTCGATTCCTGATAAAGCGGTGGTGTGCTGGGATTTGCGCTCGCAATACAATGAACCGATGCAGGCGCTGAAGGCTAAGGTCATTCAGGCGATTAGCCGCAGCGTAGAGGCTTTGGGCGCTACCGCGCAGATCAATGTCTTGACGGAAATGCCCGCGGCGCAGGTCGATGACGAGATAACCGCCCTGATTGCCGAAGCCATTACCGAGGTGCTGGGCGAGGGCGGGCTGACCGAAGCGAAAACCACGCCGGGAAGCGAGGATTTTTTCCACTATTCGATTCAGCGTCCGGCCATTAAAACTGGATTCTGGGGGCTGGGCGCCAACCTGACGCCCGGCCTGCATCATCCAGAGATGCGTTTTGATCTTGAGGCGCTGGAAATAGGCGTTCGCGTATTTAAGACCTGCGTAAAAAAAATTCTGGGTTAA
- a CDS encoding glycyl-radical enzyme activating protein, translated as MIFNIQRYSTHDGPGIRTVVFLKGCSLGCRWCQNPESRSRKKELLFDARLCLDGCDLCQRAVPEAIENTSAGLVIYRERLQESDFPRLQTCCPTQALTVCGEEIDLDNTMAIVRRDMPFYQRSGGGVTLSGGEPFMQPDAASALLRRSHDAGIHTAVETCLHVPWSYIEPSLPYTDLFLADLKHVDEQVFRAWTDGSARRVMENLRKVARAGKPLTIRVPLIPNFNANRAAVRAITDFAADELNVADIHFLPYHTLGMNKYVLLNQAYLAADKPLNDPELLAFAERYAQAKGLKVTLRG; from the coding sequence ATGATTTTCAACATACAACGCTATTCCACGCATGACGGCCCAGGCATCAGAACCGTGGTGTTTCTGAAAGGCTGTTCGCTGGGGTGCCGTTGGTGTCAGAACCCTGAAAGCCGTTCCAGAAAAAAAGAGCTGCTGTTCGATGCCCGTTTGTGTCTGGATGGCTGCGATCTCTGCCAGCGCGCCGTGCCGGAGGCGATTGAAAACACGAGCGCAGGTTTGGTGATTTATCGTGAACGGTTGCAGGAGAGCGACTTTCCACGCCTGCAAACCTGCTGCCCGACGCAGGCGCTGACGGTTTGCGGCGAGGAGATCGACCTGGATAACACGATGGCGATCGTGCGGCGCGATATGCCGTTCTACCAGCGCAGCGGCGGCGGGGTGACGCTGTCCGGCGGCGAACCCTTTATGCAGCCCGATGCCGCCAGCGCGCTGCTGCGGCGCAGCCATGATGCGGGCATCCATACCGCGGTGGAAACCTGCCTGCATGTGCCCTGGTCCTATATTGAACCCTCACTGCCCTACACCGATCTTTTCCTGGCCGATCTTAAGCACGTGGATGAACAGGTATTCCGTGCGTGGACGGACGGTTCCGCCCGGCGGGTGATGGAAAATCTGCGGAAAGTCGCGCGCGCCGGGAAACCGCTTACCATCCGCGTGCCGCTGATCCCGAATTTCAATGCCAATAGAGCGGCGGTCAGGGCGATAACCGACTTCGCCGCCGATGAACTGAACGTCGCCGATATTCATTTTCTGCCTTATCACACGCTGGGCATGAATAAGTATGTCTTGCTGAACCAGGCTTATCTTGCCGCGGATAAACCGTTGAACGATCCCGAATTACTTGCTTTTGCAGAACGTTATGCGCAGGCAAAAGGGCTGAAAGTCACACTGAGAGGATAG
- a CDS encoding formate C-acetyltransferase/glycerol dehydratase family glycyl radical enzyme has translation MTTLNLTMLSERIKAHKNALVHIVKPPVCTERAQHYTRIYQENMDKPIPVRRALALAGHLANRTIWIKHDELIIGNQAGEVRAAPIFPEYTVSWIEKEIDELADRPGAGFSVSEENKRVLHQICPWWRGQTVQDRCYGMFTDEQKALLASGIIKAEGNMTSGDAHLAVNFPLLLEKGLDGLREKVAERRSRINLTVLDDLHGEQFLKAIDITLEALSRHIKRYAELARNMAAAETRDFRRRELLQIAANCDRIAHQPPQTFYQALQLCYFIQLALQIESNGHSVSFGRMDQYLYPYYRRDVELQQTLTRENAIEMLQSCWLKLLEVNKIRSGSHSKASAGSPLYQNVTIGGQNLIGGEPRDAVNPLSYAILESCGRLRSTQPNLSVRYHAGISDDFLDACVQVIRCGFGMPAFNNDEIVIPEFIRLGVEPEDAYQYAAIGCIETAVGGKWGYRCTGMSFINFARVMLAALDGGCDATSGNVFLPQLQSLSQGNFENFDQVMQAWDRQIRYYTRKSIEIEYVVDTVLEENAHDILCSALVDDCIERAKSIKQGGAKYDWVSGLQVGIANLGNSLAAVKKLVFDQGIIGQQQLAQALASDFAGVTNEQLRQRLMNQAPKYGNDDDSVDELLVRAYQTYIAELQHYHNPRHGRGPIGGNYYAGTSSISANVPFGAATMATPDGRKAHAPLAEGASPASGTDHLGPTAVISSIGKLPTGSILGGVLLNQKLNPSTLDNINDRHKLMALLRTFFEVHKGWHIQYNIVSRETLIEAKKHPDRYRDLVVRVAGYSAFFTALSPDTQDDIIARTEHTL, from the coding sequence ATGACCACCCTGAATTTAACTATGTTGAGCGAGCGTATTAAAGCCCATAAAAACGCGTTGGTTCATATTGTGAAACCGCCGGTATGCACCGAGCGCGCTCAGCACTATACCCGCATCTATCAGGAAAATATGGACAAGCCGATCCCGGTGCGCCGGGCGCTGGCGTTGGCCGGCCATCTGGCTAACCGCACCATCTGGATTAAACACGATGAGTTGATTATCGGCAATCAGGCCGGCGAAGTGCGCGCCGCGCCCATTTTCCCGGAATACACCGTCAGTTGGATTGAAAAAGAGATCGACGAACTGGCCGATCGTCCCGGCGCCGGTTTCTCGGTCAGTGAAGAGAACAAACGCGTGCTGCATCAGATCTGCCCTTGGTGGCGGGGACAGACCGTGCAGGATCGCTGCTACGGCATGTTTACCGATGAGCAGAAAGCGCTGCTGGCGAGCGGCATTATCAAAGCGGAAGGCAATATGACCTCCGGCGATGCGCATCTGGCGGTGAATTTTCCGCTGCTGCTGGAGAAAGGCCTGGACGGATTGCGTGAAAAAGTGGCCGAACGCCGTTCGCGCATCAATCTGACGGTACTTGACGATTTGCACGGCGAGCAGTTTCTGAAAGCCATTGATATTACGCTTGAGGCATTGAGCCGGCACATTAAGCGTTACGCGGAATTGGCCAGAAACATGGCTGCGGCGGAGACGAGGGATTTCCGCCGCCGGGAACTGCTCCAGATCGCGGCGAACTGCGATCGGATCGCGCATCAGCCGCCGCAAACGTTCTATCAGGCGTTACAGCTGTGCTATTTCATTCAACTGGCGCTGCAGATCGAATCCAACGGTCACTCGGTCTCTTTCGGGCGCATGGACCAATATCTGTACCCGTATTACCGCCGCGACGTGGAACTGCAACAGACGCTGACGCGGGAAAACGCCATCGAGATGCTGCAAAGCTGCTGGCTCAAGCTGCTTGAAGTCAATAAAATCCGCTCCGGCTCTCACTCGAAAGCCTCGGCCGGCAGCCCGCTTTATCAGAACGTCACCATCGGCGGGCAAAACCTGATCGGCGGCGAGCCGAGGGACGCGGTTAATCCGCTCTCTTACGCCATTCTGGAGTCATGCGGCCGCCTGCGTTCAACCCAGCCGAATCTGAGCGTGCGTTATCATGCCGGCATCAGCGACGATTTCCTCGACGCCTGCGTGCAGGTGATCCGCTGCGGCTTCGGCATGCCGGCATTCAATAACGATGAAATCGTTATTCCCGAGTTCATCCGCCTGGGCGTTGAACCGGAAGATGCTTATCAATATGCCGCGATTGGCTGTATCGAAACGGCGGTCGGGGGCAAATGGGGATACCGCTGTACCGGCATGAGCTTCATCAACTTTGCGCGCGTGATGCTGGCCGCCCTTGACGGCGGATGCGACGCCACCAGCGGCAACGTTTTCCTGCCGCAGCTACAGAGCCTGTCGCAGGGCAACTTCGAGAACTTTGATCAGGTAATGCAGGCGTGGGACAGGCAAATTCGTTATTACACGCGTAAATCGATTGAGATCGAGTATGTGGTCGATACCGTTCTTGAAGAGAATGCGCACGATATTCTGTGTTCCGCGCTGGTGGATGACTGCATCGAACGGGCGAAAAGCATCAAGCAGGGCGGCGCCAAATATGATTGGGTTTCCGGCCTGCAGGTGGGGATCGCCAATCTGGGCAACAGCCTGGCGGCGGTGAAAAAACTGGTGTTTGACCAGGGGATTATCGGTCAGCAGCAGTTGGCGCAGGCGCTGGCGAGCGATTTTGCCGGCGTGACCAATGAACAGTTGCGCCAGCGCCTGATGAATCAGGCGCCGAAATACGGCAATGACGACGACAGCGTTGATGAGCTGCTGGTGCGCGCCTACCAGACCTATATCGCCGAGCTTCAGCATTACCACAATCCGCGCCATGGCCGCGGGCCGATCGGCGGCAACTATTACGCGGGAACGTCGTCGATTTCCGCCAATGTTCCCTTTGGCGCCGCGACCATGGCGACGCCGGACGGGCGCAAAGCCCACGCGCCGTTGGCCGAAGGGGCCAGCCCGGCGTCCGGCACCGACCATCTGGGGCCGACGGCGGTCATCAGTTCCATTGGCAAATTGCCTACCGGGTCAATATTGGGCGGCGTATTGCTGAACCAGAAGCTGAACCCGTCGACGCTGGATAATATTAACGATCGCCATAAGCTGATGGCGCTGTTGCGTACCTTCTTCGAAGTGCATAAAGGCTGGCATATTCAGTACAATATCGTTTCGCGCGAAACGCTGATTGAAGCGAAAAAACACCCGGACAGATACCGCGATCTGGTGGTGCGCGTGGCCGGATACTCGGCGTTTTTCACCGCGCTGTCACCCGATACCCAGGACGATATTATCGCCCGCACCGAGCATACGCTGTAA
- a CDS encoding M20/M25/M40 family metallo-hydrolase, with product MAKYVAIALRQETCYTGNAIDGKRFFPGWITERRHPLVETALAALTQDGRQPKVATYSFCTNGSHYAGEAGIATIGFGPWRENLAHVIDEYIEIEQLTRAADGYYAIIRQLRAN from the coding sequence ATGGCGAAGTATGTCGCCATAGCTCTGAGGCAGGAAACCTGTTACACCGGCAACGCCATTGACGGTAAGCGTTTCTTTCCGGGATGGATAACGGAGCGCCGGCACCCGTTGGTCGAAACCGCATTAGCCGCGTTGACGCAGGATGGCCGGCAGCCAAAGGTCGCAACGTATTCGTTTTGCACCAACGGCAGCCATTATGCCGGGGAAGCCGGGATTGCCACGATCGGATTTGGCCCCTGGCGCGAAAACCTGGCTCATGTGATCGATGAGTATATTGAGATAGAACAGCTTACGCGTGCGGCGGATGGTTATTACGCCATTATCCGCCAACTGCGCGCGAACTGA
- a CDS encoding 1-aminocyclopropane-1-carboxylate deaminase/D-cysteine desulfhydrase, whose protein sequence is MKNVNDFERVTLGFFPTPLEPLPRFGDALGIKLNIKRDDYTGFGGGGNKVRKLEYLMADACRRNVDVVITTGGHQSNHARMVAAAARKFGMKPVLVLRGNPPQTYQGNLLLDKLFGAELQFLDPDEYFTQIDGAMQAHADAAAARGEKALIIPLGGATPLGALGYVRAIEEMDAQLKARDQRPPQFIVAPTGSGGTLAGLYVGAHRYWPETKIVGISVSAKAPWFQERISAMAQECADLLEWPQRWKPEDIWIEDGYVGTAYGVPSQGGIDAIYRVAQDEGVLLDPVYTGKAMHGLIGLVEQGKIPAGAQVIFIHCGGSPALYPFAQTLLER, encoded by the coding sequence ATGAAAAATGTTAATGATTTTGAACGTGTTACGTTAGGCTTCTTCCCAACGCCGCTGGAGCCGCTCCCCCGGTTCGGCGACGCGCTGGGGATCAAACTGAATATAAAACGGGATGATTACACCGGCTTCGGCGGCGGCGGCAATAAGGTGCGGAAGCTGGAGTACCTGATGGCCGACGCCTGCCGCCGCAACGTCGATGTGGTCATTACCACCGGCGGGCATCAATCCAACCATGCGCGTATGGTGGCGGCGGCGGCGCGCAAATTCGGCATGAAGCCGGTGCTGGTATTGCGAGGCAATCCGCCGCAAACCTATCAGGGCAATCTGCTGTTGGATAAGCTGTTCGGCGCGGAACTACAGTTTCTCGATCCTGACGAGTACTTCACGCAAATCGACGGCGCGATGCAGGCGCATGCGGACGCGGCGGCGGCGCGCGGGGAAAAAGCGCTGATTATTCCGCTGGGCGGGGCGACGCCGCTGGGCGCGCTCGGCTATGTGCGCGCGATAGAGGAGATGGACGCGCAGTTGAAAGCCCGCGATCAACGCCCGCCGCAGTTTATCGTCGCGCCTACCGGTTCCGGCGGCACGCTGGCCGGGCTATACGTTGGCGCGCATCGGTACTGGCCGGAGACCAAAATCGTCGGCATCAGCGTCAGCGCCAAAGCGCCGTGGTTTCAGGAACGCATTTCCGCCATGGCGCAGGAGTGCGCCGATTTGCTGGAGTGGCCGCAGCGCTGGAAGCCGGAGGATATCTGGATAGAGGACGGCTATGTCGGTACGGCTTATGGCGTACCTTCGCAAGGCGGTATCGACGCCATTTACCGCGTCGCCCAGGACGAGGGCGTGCTGCTGGATCCGGTCTACACCGGCAAAGCGATGCACGGGCTGATCGGGCTGGTCGAACAAGGCAAAATCCCGGCCGGCGCCCAGGTGATATTTATTCACTGCGGGGGATCGCCGGCGCTCTACCCCTTCGCCCAAACCTTGCTGGAACGCTAG
- a CDS encoding chemotaxis protein, with the protein MDNFQKEIDERTNLTSANKFELLLFRLGNAQHEEKSELFGINVFKLREIVPMPSLTKAAGMKPPMLGMVNIRGQVIPVIDLPAVAGCVPVTGLNILLVTEYARSTQAFAVESVDDIVRLDWGQVLTAEAGVSSRHITSIARLDSDKESNRLALVLDVEQILHDIIPVDRNVHVDNVESKKFPMKPGAVAIVAEDSKVARSLLEQGLNIMSIPSMMHVTGLEAWKKIKAMAQEAQAEGKPISDKIAFVLTDLEMPEMDGFTLTRNIKHDDFLKNIPVIIHSSLSGSANEDHVRKVGADAYVAKFEINELAAAIQTVLNK; encoded by the coding sequence ATGGATAATTTTCAAAAAGAGATTGATGAGAGAACAAATCTCACGTCGGCTAACAAGTTTGAATTATTGCTGTTCCGATTGGGAAACGCACAGCACGAAGAAAAATCCGAGTTGTTCGGCATCAATGTGTTTAAGCTGCGCGAAATTGTACCGATGCCGTCGTTAACCAAAGCCGCGGGCATGAAACCCCCGATGCTCGGCATGGTCAACATTCGCGGACAAGTCATTCCTGTTATCGATCTTCCTGCGGTAGCCGGCTGCGTGCCGGTCACCGGACTCAATATTCTTCTGGTGACGGAATATGCGCGCAGCACCCAGGCGTTTGCCGTGGAGTCCGTTGACGATATCGTCCGTCTTGATTGGGGACAGGTGCTGACCGCCGAAGCGGGCGTCAGCAGCCGCCATATTACCAGTATCGCCCGCCTCGACAGCGATAAAGAGAGCAATCGCCTGGCTCTGGTTTTGGATGTCGAACAGATCCTGCATGACATTATTCCCGTGGATCGCAATGTTCATGTGGATAATGTGGAATCGAAGAAATTTCCCATGAAGCCCGGCGCGGTCGCCATTGTCGCCGAAGATTCCAAAGTCGCGCGCTCGCTGCTTGAACAGGGGCTGAATATCATGTCGATTCCGTCGATGATGCATGTTACCGGGCTGGAGGCCTGGAAAAAGATAAAGGCGATGGCTCAAGAGGCGCAGGCCGAAGGCAAGCCGATTTCAGATAAAATCGCCTTTGTGCTCACCGATTTGGAAATGCCGGAAATGGACGGTTTTACCCTGACGCGAAATATTAAGCACGACGATTTCCTGAAAAACATCCCCGTTATCATCCACTCGTCGCTGTCCGGCAGCGCGAATGAAGATCATGTGCGCAAGGTCGGCGCCGATGCCTATGTGGCAAAATTCGAAATTAACGAATTGGCGGCGGCTATCCAGACGGTGCTGAACAAATAG
- a CDS encoding M20/M25/M40 family metallo-hydrolase encodes MTINSAAMLQAALTLLEQITPFRSVSGQIGQQRAMAQWLETWLVQQIGARPVLPVAQQQRQNAPPLVHVRLDRGADKTLVLYNMYDVMPADEDGWEVPPFTGGVRHWPELGDVYISRGAENNKGPLAGMLVAIKTLCDSGRFPVNLEIIVEGEEEIGSGQLRRYLAQTPCPIAPAAAVLFPSLCEYGGGQPRVYLGFTGLSGGRLTVKGGDWGGPQAAIHASNASWIANPAWRLVQALHAIAPPEKNGVLATIKPDDEANMLLARLADSFSIDDELRFRRSRRLTLTGDTLSCLQTFIGSAVLNLSEIKTAPAGARGVIPPFAEAELAFRIPPGIDGAQLLNAAYARLAAPELAGAELTLDDSYPGYRFTLDAPGVRQLLASYRRLGAQAQIWPWAPGCAPAYAFAPVAPAFLIGGLGHGGNAHGVNEFVTLRGLQRFIASLINWLTRFTEPAEGQPLT; translated from the coding sequence GTGACGATAAATTCAGCGGCGATGTTGCAGGCGGCCCTGACGCTACTCGAACAGATCACGCCGTTTCGCAGCGTTTCCGGTCAGATCGGCCAGCAACGCGCGATGGCGCAATGGCTGGAAACGTGGCTGGTTCAGCAGATTGGCGCTCGGCCGGTGTTGCCGGTGGCGCAACAACAGCGGCAAAACGCTCCGCCGCTGGTTCACGTCCGCCTCGACCGCGGCGCCGATAAAACGCTGGTGCTGTATAACATGTACGATGTCATGCCGGCGGATGAAGACGGCTGGGAAGTACCGCCCTTTACCGGCGGCGTCCGTCACTGGCCGGAACTGGGCGACGTATACATTTCCCGCGGCGCGGAAAATAACAAAGGACCGCTGGCCGGAATGCTCGTCGCGATCAAAACCCTGTGCGATAGCGGCAGGTTCCCGGTCAATCTGGAAATTATTGTGGAAGGCGAGGAAGAGATCGGCAGCGGTCAGTTGCGGCGCTATCTGGCGCAAACCCCCTGTCCGATTGCGCCGGCCGCCGCGGTGCTGTTCCCTTCCCTTTGCGAATACGGCGGCGGCCAACCGCGCGTCTATTTGGGCTTTACCGGTCTAAGCGGCGGACGACTGACGGTTAAAGGCGGCGACTGGGGCGGCCCGCAGGCGGCCATCCACGCCAGCAACGCCAGTTGGATCGCCAATCCGGCCTGGCGGCTGGTGCAGGCGCTGCATGCCATCGCGCCGCCGGAGAAGAACGGCGTTTTGGCGACCATCAAGCCTGATGACGAAGCCAACATGCTGCTGGCCAGACTGGCCGATAGCTTCAGCATCGACGACGAACTGCGCTTTCGCCGCAGCCGGCGTCTGACGTTGACCGGCGATACGCTAAGCTGCCTGCAAACCTTTATCGGCAGCGCCGTGCTTAACCTATCCGAAATCAAAACCGCTCCCGCCGGCGCGCGCGGGGTCATTCCGCCATTCGCCGAAGCGGAGCTGGCGTTTCGCATACCTCCGGGGATCGACGGCGCGCAGTTGCTTAACGCCGCTTATGCGCGTCTGGCCGCTCCCGAACTGGCCGGCGCCGAACTGACGCTGGACGACAGCTACCCCGGCTACCGCTTCACCCTCGACGCGCCAGGCGTTCGCCAACTGCTTGCCAGCTATCGCCGGCTTGGCGCGCAAGCGCAGATTTGGCCGTGGGCGCCGGGCTGCGCTCCCGCCTATGCCTTTGCGCCGGTTGCGCCCGCCTTTTTAATCGGCGGCCTGGGGCACGGCGGCAACGCCCATGGCGTAAATGAATTTGTCACGCTGCGCGGTTTGCAGCGTTTTATTGCGTCACTGATCAATTGGCTGACCCGTTTTACCGAGCCGGCCGAAGGCCAGCCGCTTACTTAG